A segment of the Rhodothermales bacterium genome:
GGTAGAGATCAGCACCAGGACGGCGAGCAGGAGGGATGAGCCGATTCGTATTCTCATAGCGAGGTGCGAGGTGCGCTGGTATAGATTGCAGGGCGTTCCGGTCGTAAGGTATTCCCCTACAATACGGTCTGGGTGGATACGAAGTCAATTTGCCATCTCACCGAGCAACACAACATCTCGCGCCGCATAAGCCAGCTGATGGTCTCGTTGATGCGCAACTGAGCTTCGGCATTCTTGTGTTTGCCGTTGTATGAACAGGCCACCTTCTCATTCGCCTACCGGGGCAGGTGACTCTCTAAACCTCCATAGACCGGCACCGCCGAGGCTGTCGTACGGACGCCCGCTTCGTTAAGGAACGAGGCAAAAAGCTCTAGAACGGGTTCCGATGAGGGCCTGGCAATCCCCACGCGCCCTTAACCCGATCTCGAACCCCAGCGTCAGAGGCCCCTCCGCCGACAAGCCTCCGCGAGCGCCTTGAGTTCCGTTAGCAGCGCGTTACGGTCGGTGGCAAGCGGCGCGGACGGCTTGTATCTTCGTACCGGCGGTTCCACTCGGCTGGAGCCGCTTCGAAGGGAAGCGTGACTTGTGGCTTGTGCTTTAGGTGTCTCCAGAGGCAGATCACAACGCCGACGGGACGGGACGCCGGGTAATCGGATTGGCGGTCGGGATAGAGATGAACGGACATCCGTTTGGTCGGCTATCGCGATCACGATGTAACAATCAGTAGCAACCGAAGTGAAGCACTCTCGAACAAGAACGGAGATATCCAACTCTGAGATGGACCTATCCTCCGTTCGCCGTTGTTCGGTAATAGTCGCTCAGAATCGCGGGTTCGAGTCCCGTCCGGACCGCTCCTACGAAGGCGCTGCTTCTTGTGGAGGCAGTGCCTTTTTGAAATGCGCCGGACCGGTTCCGGCTAACAACTCCAACCACCAACTGGCATTGAACCAATGAAGCGAAAGGGATCGGCCGTCTGGACAGGCAGCATCAAGGAAGGAAGCGGCACCGTTTCCACAGAGAGTGGCGTTCTTTCAACTGTAAACTACTCATTCAGCAAGCGATTCGGCGATGAGCCCGGGACAAACCCGGAGGAGCTCATCGCGGCTGCACATGCCGGCTGCTACGCGATGGCACTGTCGGGCGAACTGGGCCGCGGAGCCGGATTGACGGCCGAGCGCCTGAGCGTTTCGGCGACCGTTTCACTTGAGAGAATCGAGAGCGGCTTCGCCATCACGGCGGTACATCTCGACCTCTCGGCAAAGGTCCCGGGTGCATCGGAAGAGGCGTTTCTTGCAGCCGCGGACACAGCCAAGGTCAACTGCCCCGTGTCGAAAGTGTTGAACGCGAAGGTCACACTCGACGCCCAGCTTGAGTCGTAGTCCGGACAGGACGGCGACCGAACGAGAAGCGTCGTCTCCGCAGGAGGCGGCGCTTTTTGCGTTACGACGCT
Coding sequences within it:
- a CDS encoding OsmC family protein produces the protein MKRKGSAVWTGSIKEGSGTVSTESGVLSTVNYSFSKRFGDEPGTNPEELIAAAHAGCYAMALSGELGRGAGLTAERLSVSATVSLERIESGFAITAVHLDLSAKVPGASEEAFLAAADTAKVNCPVSKVLNAKVTLDAQLES